One Alcanivorax sp. REN37 DNA window includes the following coding sequences:
- the fba gene encoding class II fructose-bisphosphate aldolase (catalyzes the reversible aldol condensation of dihydroxyacetonephosphate and glyceraldehyde 3-phosphate in the Calvin cycle, glycolysis, and/or gluconeogenesis): protein MALISLRQMLDHAAEFGYGIPAFNVNNLEQMRAIMEAADQTDSPVIVQASAGARKYAGAPFLRHLILAAVEEFPHIPVVMHQDHGTSPAVCQRSIQLGFSSVMMDGSLGEDGKTPMDYDYNVRVTQTTVAMAHACGVSVEGELGCLGSLETGQAGEEDGIGAEGTLDMDQMLTDPEEAADFVKATKVDALAIAIGTSHGAYKFTRPPTGDILAIDRIKAIHERIPDTHLVMHGSSSVPQEWLKVINEFGGEIPETYGVPVEEIQEGIKYGVRKVNIDTDLRLASTGAIRRFLAQNKSEFDPRKYLAVSTQAMKDICLARYEAFGAAGMASKIKPISLEAMFERYARGELDPRVK, encoded by the coding sequence ATGGCACTCATCAGCCTGCGCCAGATGCTGGATCACGCCGCAGAATTCGGTTACGGCATCCCAGCCTTCAACGTCAACAACCTGGAACAGATGCGCGCCATCATGGAAGCTGCGGACCAGACCGATTCGCCGGTGATCGTGCAGGCCTCGGCCGGCGCCCGCAAATACGCCGGTGCGCCCTTCCTGCGTCACCTGATCCTGGCGGCGGTGGAAGAATTCCCGCACATCCCGGTGGTGATGCACCAAGACCACGGCACCAGCCCGGCGGTGTGCCAGCGCTCGATCCAGCTCGGCTTTTCCTCAGTGATGATGGACGGCTCACTGGGCGAAGACGGCAAGACGCCGATGGATTACGACTACAACGTACGCGTCACCCAAACCACCGTGGCCATGGCCCACGCCTGCGGCGTGTCGGTGGAAGGTGAACTGGGCTGCCTTGGCTCGCTGGAAACCGGGCAGGCCGGCGAAGAAGATGGCATCGGTGCGGAAGGCACGCTGGACATGGACCAGATGCTGACCGACCCGGAAGAAGCCGCTGATTTCGTTAAGGCCACCAAAGTGGACGCGCTGGCGATTGCCATCGGCACCAGCCACGGCGCCTACAAGTTCACCCGCCCGCCCACCGGTGACATTCTTGCCATCGACCGCATCAAGGCAATTCACGAGCGTATTCCCGATACCCACTTGGTGATGCACGGTTCCTCCTCGGTGCCGCAAGAATGGCTGAAAGTGATCAACGAATTCGGCGGTGAAATTCCGGAAACCTACGGCGTGCCGGTGGAAGAAATCCAGGAAGGCATCAAGTACGGCGTGCGCAAGGTCAACATCGACACCGACCTGCGCTTGGCCAGCACCGGTGCCATCCGTCGCTTCCTGGCGCAGAACAAATCCGAGTTCGATCCGCGCAAGTACCTGGCAGTCTCTACCCAGGCGATGAAGGACATCTGCCTGGCGCGTTATGAAGCGTTCGGCGCTGCCGGCATGGCCAGCAAGATCAAGCCGATCTCGCTGGAGGCCATGTTCGAGCGTTACGCCCGTGGTGAATTGGACCCGCGCGTGAAGTGA
- a CDS encoding DEAD/DEAH box helicase, protein MAQLFPLRSACRFDTSGERRLAERLEKKLGADYLCWYNAPVGANGLQPDFVIAHPERGLLVLEVKDWRLDTIRRMDQDSATLLVPEGEVVVSHPLRQARKYATELVSALQRDTLLRQSEGLYAGRLAVPFGWAVVFTRMTRRQFEQTDLHEVLPPERVLFQDEMLESVSDDEFADRIDALFPAPFPCRLSGEQIDRIRYHLYPEVRISSAPGQFGLFDNHQDALPSLIRVMDLQQEQLARSLGDGHRVIHGVAGSGKTMILAYRCIHLAAAAKKPILVLSYSRALAGRLEQMMAERGLAETVQVRRFLAWCHELLRTHGVALPTERGQAFYAALVAAVEAALESGEIPRGQYSAVLIDEGHDFAPEWFRIAVQMVDPDTDSLLVLYDDAQTLYGNLRRRDFSFASVGIQAQGRTTILRLNYRNTLEVLSVARALATGALRAEQSSDDGVPLIAPESAGRRGPLPKLLVLDSEWQQWHSLVEQLQDAAAHGRRWSEMAVLYRHASDAVAIERALGAADIPFISGRASRTRDRLFGSEDQVKVVSMHSSKGLEFPLVVIPSLHILPAAGEDELLEERLLYVAMTRALESLVLLATAATALTERVGQAVEQVQRALAEA, encoded by the coding sequence ATGGCGCAACTGTTTCCGTTGCGCTCGGCGTGCCGGTTTGACACGTCGGGGGAGCGGCGCTTGGCCGAGCGCTTGGAGAAAAAGCTCGGGGCGGATTATCTCTGCTGGTACAACGCCCCAGTCGGGGCCAATGGACTACAGCCGGATTTCGTTATCGCGCACCCGGAACGTGGGTTGCTGGTGCTGGAGGTCAAGGATTGGCGGCTGGACACCATCCGCCGCATGGACCAAGACAGCGCTACTTTATTGGTGCCGGAAGGCGAGGTCGTGGTCTCCCACCCACTGCGGCAAGCGCGCAAATACGCCACCGAGCTGGTGTCTGCATTGCAACGTGACACGCTATTGCGCCAGTCCGAGGGCCTTTACGCGGGTCGACTGGCGGTACCGTTCGGCTGGGCAGTGGTGTTCACCCGTATGACCCGGCGCCAGTTCGAGCAGACCGATCTGCACGAAGTGCTGCCTCCAGAACGGGTGCTGTTCCAAGATGAAATGCTGGAATCAGTCTCCGACGATGAGTTCGCCGATCGCATCGACGCGCTATTCCCGGCGCCGTTTCCGTGTCGCCTCAGTGGCGAGCAGATCGACCGCATCCGTTATCACCTTTATCCGGAAGTGCGTATCAGCAGCGCGCCGGGTCAGTTTGGGTTGTTCGACAACCACCAAGATGCGTTGCCGTCGTTGATCAGGGTGATGGACCTGCAGCAGGAGCAATTGGCACGTTCGCTGGGCGATGGACACCGTGTAATCCACGGTGTCGCCGGCTCCGGCAAGACTATGATCCTCGCCTACCGCTGTATTCACCTAGCGGCTGCGGCTAAAAAGCCGATTTTGGTGCTGTCTTACAGCCGGGCGCTGGCTGGCCGGCTGGAGCAGATGATGGCAGAGCGGGGGCTGGCGGAGACCGTGCAGGTGCGCAGGTTCCTCGCCTGGTGCCATGAGCTGCTACGGACCCATGGGGTGGCGCTGCCGACCGAGCGTGGCCAAGCGTTCTATGCCGCCTTGGTGGCGGCAGTGGAAGCGGCACTGGAATCCGGCGAGATACCGCGCGGACAGTACAGCGCGGTATTGATAGATGAGGGGCATGACTTTGCGCCGGAGTGGTTCCGCATTGCGGTACAGATGGTCGACCCGGATACCGACTCGCTGCTGGTGCTCTATGACGATGCGCAGACGCTCTACGGCAACTTGCGTCGCCGCGACTTCAGCTTCGCCAGTGTCGGTATCCAGGCCCAGGGTCGCACTACCATTCTGCGGCTCAACTATCGCAACACGCTGGAAGTGCTGTCGGTGGCGCGAGCGCTGGCGACGGGGGCACTGCGTGCCGAACAGAGCTCCGACGATGGTGTGCCGCTGATCGCCCCAGAAAGCGCCGGCCGGCGTGGTCCGTTGCCGAAGTTGCTGGTGCTGGACAGCGAGTGGCAGCAGTGGCACAGCCTCGTTGAACAGCTGCAGGACGCCGCCGCTCATGGTCGCCGCTGGAGCGAGATGGCGGTGTTGTACCGCCATGCCAGTGATGCGGTGGCCATCGAACGGGCACTCGGCGCCGCCGACATTCCGTTCATCTCTGGTCGCGCGAGTCGAACGCGGGATCGGCTGTTTGGTAGCGAAGACCAAGTCAAAGTAGTGAGCATGCATTCCAGTAAGGGCTTGGAGTTCCCGCTGGTGGTGATTCCGTCGCTGCATATTCTGCCGGCGGCCGGCGAGGATGAGTTGCTGGAAGAGCGGCTGCTGTACGTGGCCATGACCCGGGCACTGGAAAGCCTAGTACTGCTGGCCACCGCCGCCACCGCGTTGACGGAGCGGGTCGGGCAGGCGGTGGAGCAGGTGCAGCGGGCGTTGGCGGAGGCGTGA
- the yghU gene encoding glutathione-dependent disulfide-bond oxidoreductase encodes MSQDVYTPPRVWTWEPGNGGRFANINRPVAGATHEAELPVGTHPLQLYSLATPNGVKVTVMLEELLEAGHAGAEYDAWLIRIQDGDQFGSGFVAVNPNSKIPALLDRSGTEPVRVFESGHILLYLAEKFGAFVPQQAAARTECLNWLFWQMASAPILGGGFGHFYAYAPEKYRYPIDRYTMEVKRQLDVLDRNLAERRFVAGDQYTIADMAIWPWYGGVASNEVYEAAEFLDASGYTHVQRWLTEIAERPAVQRGRRVNRVWGDEAEQLAERHSAADFQQPAVE; translated from the coding sequence ATGAGCCAAGACGTCTATACCCCACCCCGAGTTTGGACTTGGGAGCCCGGCAACGGTGGCCGGTTCGCCAACATCAACCGGCCGGTGGCCGGGGCCACTCACGAGGCCGAGTTGCCGGTGGGCACGCACCCGCTGCAGCTGTATTCGCTGGCTACGCCCAATGGCGTCAAAGTCACGGTGATGCTGGAAGAACTGCTGGAGGCCGGTCATGCCGGGGCGGAATACGATGCTTGGCTGATCCGTATCCAAGACGGCGATCAGTTCGGTAGCGGCTTTGTCGCGGTGAACCCGAACTCGAAAATTCCAGCGTTGTTGGATCGCAGCGGTACCGAGCCGGTGCGGGTGTTTGAATCCGGCCACATCCTGCTGTACTTGGCCGAGAAGTTTGGCGCGTTTGTGCCGCAGCAAGCGGCGGCGCGCACCGAATGTTTGAACTGGCTGTTTTGGCAGATGGCCAGCGCGCCGATCCTCGGCGGCGGCTTCGGCCATTTCTACGCCTACGCACCGGAAAAATACCGCTACCCGATTGACCGTTACACCATGGAAGTGAAGCGCCAGCTGGATGTGTTGGACCGCAATCTGGCCGAGCGCCGCTTTGTGGCAGGCGACCAATACACCATCGCCGACATGGCGATCTGGCCCTGGTATGGCGGGGTGGCGTCGAACGAAGTGTATGAAGCGGCAGAGTTCCTCGATGCCAGCGGTTACACCCATGTGCAGCGCTGGCTGACGGAGATTGCCGAACGTCCGGCGGTGCAGCGTGGCCGCCGCGTAAACCGGGTGTGGGGTGACGAGGCCGAGCAATTGGCCGAGCGTCACAGCGCTGCCGACTTCCAGCAGCCTGCGGTGGAGTAA
- a CDS encoding alpha/beta hydrolase → MEGMPFQPVLLQQGWAPFDWAQPPRGDAQAQAYFGYYGIDFEQRQPQLEHGFGYVDAAGFRIAVHSWRPPSARGTVWVVHGYFDHVGLYRHVIGALLAAGWAVVAFDLPGHGLSSGARAVITDFDLYQQVLNHCLAGAAGHFPGPWHAVGQSTGGAILMQRLLAPDDPFDQVVLLAPLVRPLGYRTASWLHRLVGPFRRFIRRVFTANSNDPEFLHFLAELDPLQPRAISVQWFGALRRWVPRFEALTPVARPLWLVQGDMDDTVDWRYNLAMVETKFPALKVVMLEGARHQLANESERYRARIRQVFHDAFA, encoded by the coding sequence ATGGAGGGGATGCCATTCCAGCCGGTGTTATTGCAGCAAGGCTGGGCGCCGTTCGACTGGGCGCAGCCGCCCCGCGGTGATGCTCAGGCGCAGGCATATTTCGGTTACTACGGCATCGACTTCGAACAGCGCCAGCCGCAACTGGAGCACGGTTTCGGCTATGTCGATGCCGCCGGTTTCCGGATTGCAGTACACAGTTGGCGGCCGCCGTCAGCGCGCGGCACGGTGTGGGTGGTGCACGGTTATTTCGATCACGTGGGACTGTATCGCCATGTGATCGGCGCGCTGCTGGCGGCCGGATGGGCGGTGGTGGCGTTTGACCTGCCCGGCCACGGGCTATCGTCCGGCGCGCGGGCGGTGATCACTGATTTCGATCTCTACCAACAGGTGCTCAATCACTGTTTGGCCGGCGCGGCCGGGCATTTCCCTGGGCCCTGGCATGCGGTGGGGCAGAGCACCGGCGGCGCTATTCTGATGCAGCGTCTGCTGGCTCCCGATGATCCATTTGACCAAGTGGTGCTGCTGGCGCCGCTGGTGCGCCCGCTGGGATACCGCACTGCCAGCTGGCTGCACCGGTTAGTGGGGCCGTTCCGGCGCTTTATTCGGCGAGTGTTCACCGCCAACTCCAATGATCCTGAGTTTCTGCATTTCCTCGCCGAGCTGGACCCGCTGCAGCCGCGGGCCATTTCGGTGCAGTGGTTCGGCGCTCTGCGCCGCTGGGTTCCGCGGTTTGAGGCACTGACGCCGGTGGCGCGGCCACTGTGGCTGGTGCAGGGCGATATGGATGACACCGTCGACTGGCGCTACAACTTGGCGATGGTGGAAACCAAGTTCCCCGCGCTCAAGGTGGTGATGCTGGAGGGGGCACGCCATCAATTGGCGAACGAGTCGGAGCGCTATCGCGCCCGCATCCGGCAGGTCTTCCACGACGCGTTCGCTTGA
- a CDS encoding CsgG/HfaB family protein, with product MRHILCSLLLLLALPLTAQARMVDVERTTQGYGDSYLKAVTGALVEAVQQVRGVEVGTERTLQLDLQHTATLRSDLAVATLGVRHDIYSDSKGWVKSYEVLSVTPGKGDTPWAVRLKVTVPKFESFTGADDKRYTLAVMPFRISQSNYPAHGQQIRGVDASQRLQESLQRAFTQSQRFSVINRDYGAEFASEVALLRSDLVSATDASRLGAVAGADLMLVGRIHQVGDSPLARREFYGARVNDGMLRLEAAFQIIEVATQKIMWSDTLALDVRPDHRDFEIRELYERGSDAIVAATLGVIYPLRVLDIVSAEQIFLSQGGAAVKEGARLAVHGPGRALNDRETGRSLNVDGPVVAQVEVTTVQPQYSIAKLVEGELDSFSAESVLRPLDNRPESRPRRDTPGSSEAPLSW from the coding sequence ATGAGACACATCCTCTGCTCACTGTTGTTGTTGCTGGCCCTGCCCCTGACCGCGCAAGCGCGCATGGTCGATGTGGAGCGCACCACCCAAGGTTATGGCGACAGTTACCTCAAAGCTGTCACCGGCGCCCTGGTGGAAGCAGTCCAGCAAGTACGCGGTGTTGAAGTCGGCACCGAACGCACGCTGCAACTGGATCTGCAACATACCGCCACGCTGCGCTCCGATCTGGCCGTGGCCACGCTCGGCGTGCGCCATGACATCTACAGCGATTCCAAAGGCTGGGTGAAGAGCTACGAAGTGCTCAGCGTCACTCCCGGCAAGGGCGACACCCCGTGGGCCGTGCGCCTGAAAGTCACGGTGCCCAAGTTCGAGTCGTTCACCGGCGCTGACGACAAACGCTACACGCTGGCGGTGATGCCATTCCGCATCTCGCAGAGCAATTACCCCGCCCACGGTCAGCAGATCCGCGGCGTGGACGCCAGCCAACGGCTGCAGGAGTCACTGCAACGGGCCTTCACCCAATCGCAGCGGTTCTCGGTGATCAACCGTGATTACGGCGCTGAATTCGCCTCGGAAGTGGCGCTACTGCGTTCCGACTTGGTCAGCGCCACCGACGCCAGCCGGTTGGGTGCTGTGGCCGGTGCCGACCTGATGCTGGTGGGGCGCATCCACCAAGTGGGCGATTCACCACTGGCCCGCCGCGAGTTTTACGGCGCGCGCGTCAATGACGGCATGCTGCGGCTGGAAGCTGCCTTCCAGATCATCGAAGTGGCGACCCAGAAAATCATGTGGTCTGACACCCTAGCGCTGGATGTGCGCCCGGATCACCGCGACTTCGAGATCCGCGAGCTGTACGAGCGCGGCAGTGACGCCATCGTTGCCGCTACCCTCGGTGTGATCTACCCGCTGCGGGTGCTGGATATCGTTTCAGCCGAACAAATCTTCCTCAGCCAAGGCGGTGCCGCGGTCAAGGAAGGCGCTCGACTGGCAGTGCACGGCCCCGGCCGCGCCCTCAATGACCGCGAAACCGGCCGTAGCCTGAATGTGGATGGCCCGGTGGTGGCACAAGTAGAAGTCACTACGGTGCAGCCGCAATACAGCATTGCCAAGCTGGTGGAAGGGGAGTTGGACAGTTTCAGCGCCGAATCGGTGCTGCGTCCGCTGGACAACCGTCCGGAGTCACGGCCACGCCGCGACACTCCGGGGTCCTCTGAAGCGCCACTGAGCTGGTAA
- the lpoB gene encoding penicillin-binding protein activator LpoB, whose translation MRVVMTILLSSALLIGGCSQVQYGDSTAAETLTVDFGSTDLQMIANQMVDDLLAFPPVVQMTMQRRPVVFVDQVQNRTTEHIDTENVTDSIRTKLIQSGKFRFVDMNVVERVRQQFDFQSQSGMVDPATAVAMGRQIGAEYMLYGALTSITKRSGNTRDVYYKFTLNLMNLETGIMEWASEKEIRKTKSRSLFGK comes from the coding sequence ATGCGTGTAGTGATGACCATCCTGCTGTCGTCCGCCCTGTTGATCGGCGGCTGCTCTCAAGTCCAATACGGCGATTCCACCGCCGCCGAAACCCTGACGGTGGACTTCGGCTCCACCGACCTGCAGATGATTGCCAACCAGATGGTCGATGACCTGCTGGCGTTCCCGCCGGTGGTGCAGATGACCATGCAGCGCCGCCCGGTAGTGTTCGTCGACCAGGTACAGAACCGCACCACCGAGCACATCGACACCGAAAACGTCACCGACAGCATCCGCACCAAGCTGATCCAGTCCGGTAAGTTCCGCTTTGTCGACATGAACGTGGTGGAGCGCGTGCGCCAGCAGTTCGACTTCCAAAGCCAGTCCGGCATGGTCGATCCGGCCACCGCCGTGGCCATGGGCCGCCAGATCGGTGCTGAGTACATGTTGTATGGCGCGCTGACCAGCATCACCAAGCGCAGCGGCAATACCCGCGACGTCTACTACAAGTTCACCCTGAACCTGATGAACCTGGAAACCGGCATCATGGAATGGGCCAGCGAGAAAGAAATCCGCAAGACCAAGTCACGCAGCCTGTTCGGCAAGTGA
- a CDS encoding YcfL family protein, whose amino-acid sequence MKRYALLPLVLGALLTAGCANKPVEEPLAVEDVASVRYETSSLSNKFEIDNVQRALAGNVLRAQVTLRNKSSFTVSYQYKFRWYDANGFEIQQQGEPWRPQVVAGKGETRLQGLAPNPAAARFEVWLRAE is encoded by the coding sequence ATGAAACGCTATGCCCTGCTTCCTCTTGTGCTGGGTGCACTGCTGACCGCTGGCTGTGCCAACAAACCGGTGGAGGAGCCACTGGCTGTTGAAGATGTGGCTTCCGTGCGCTACGAGACCTCATCCCTGTCCAACAAATTCGAGATCGACAACGTCCAGCGCGCGCTGGCCGGCAACGTTCTGCGAGCCCAGGTGACGCTGCGCAACAAGTCGTCGTTCACCGTCAGCTACCAGTACAAATTCCGCTGGTACGACGCCAACGGCTTTGAAATCCAGCAGCAAGGCGAGCCGTGGCGGCCGCAGGTCGTAGCTGGCAAGGGCGAAACCCGCCTGCAGGGCCTGGCGCCGAACCCCGCTGCCGCTCGCTTTGAAGTCTGGCTGCGCGCTGAATAA
- a CDS encoding COG3014 family protein — protein sequence MRRTACVLISALALSGCATSSLFKPYPSQAQQWRSATLSSQQAQELVATLEKKTDSKDGLLYLQEQGRVAQIGGLVDSSQQAFERAIDLYLAQDDKALISAGALAGGLSTTLSNDNAMAYSGYEYERIALHGFQALNFWQHGDLSGAAVEFRRLTQEQRNAEVRNDKRIAKAEAEAEKEGSPSANDLDSQLGGLNSAASSVRNSIQNAYFYYLAGVFREGTGQFNDATVDFKKAYEIMPRHPLLEADIRRLTARQTGRYRAASGSGQVVIAYEQGYIPARQQISLPIPTVHGYFAVAFPTYAGNAPEPRPLQISGAGHATTAVIARFDGLAARALKEQVPGMLLRQTLRAKAKYETQKLANDKGGVFAGLATQIYNLVSEQADLRSWLTLPANAQVARLELPAGTQALTLAGMGSSTSVDVPVTAGGTTLVRVIDTGALHVTVLPTLENRR from the coding sequence ATGCGTCGAACTGCTTGTGTGCTGATCTCTGCCTTGGCGCTGTCCGGCTGTGCGACCAGTTCGCTGTTCAAGCCGTATCCCTCGCAGGCCCAGCAATGGCGCAGTGCAACCCTCAGTAGCCAGCAGGCACAAGAGCTGGTCGCCACGCTGGAAAAGAAAACCGACAGCAAAGACGGTCTGCTGTACCTGCAAGAGCAGGGCCGAGTAGCCCAGATTGGCGGCTTGGTCGATAGCAGTCAGCAGGCGTTCGAGCGCGCTATTGATCTCTACCTCGCCCAAGACGACAAGGCGCTGATCAGCGCCGGCGCCTTGGCCGGCGGTCTTAGTACCACCCTGTCCAACGACAACGCTATGGCCTACTCCGGTTACGAGTACGAGCGCATCGCGTTGCACGGTTTCCAAGCATTGAACTTCTGGCAGCACGGCGACTTGTCCGGCGCGGCGGTGGAATTCCGACGCCTGACCCAAGAGCAACGCAACGCCGAAGTGCGCAACGACAAGCGCATCGCCAAGGCTGAAGCCGAGGCCGAAAAGGAAGGCAGTCCGTCCGCCAACGACCTGGATTCCCAGCTTGGCGGCCTTAACTCGGCGGCTTCCTCGGTGCGCAACAGCATCCAAAATGCCTACTTCTATTACCTCGCTGGGGTGTTCCGCGAGGGAACCGGGCAATTCAACGATGCCACCGTGGACTTCAAGAAAGCCTACGAGATCATGCCGCGCCATCCGCTGCTGGAGGCCGACATTCGCCGCCTCACAGCCCGCCAGACTGGCCGCTATCGTGCCGCCAGCGGCAGCGGCCAGGTGGTGATCGCCTATGAGCAGGGCTATATCCCGGCACGCCAGCAAATCAGTCTGCCGATCCCCACTGTGCACGGCTATTTCGCGGTGGCGTTCCCCACCTACGCCGGCAACGCGCCGGAACCGCGTCCGCTGCAGATCAGCGGCGCCGGCCACGCCACTACCGCCGTGATCGCGCGCTTCGACGGCCTCGCCGCGCGTGCGCTCAAAGAGCAGGTGCCGGGCATGCTGCTGCGCCAAACGCTGCGCGCCAAGGCCAAGTACGAAACGCAAAAGTTGGCCAACGACAAAGGCGGCGTATTCGCCGGCCTCGCCACCCAAATCTACAACCTGGTGTCCGAACAAGCGGACCTGCGCAGCTGGCTGACGTTGCCGGCCAACGCCCAGGTCGCCCGGCTGGAACTGCCGGCCGGCACCCAGGCTCTAACGCTGGCAGGGATGGGCAGCAGTACGTCAGTGGACGTGCCCGTAACCGCCGGAGGTACCACCCTGGTGCGCGTGATTGATACCGGCGCGCTGCACGTGACTGTCCTGCCCACTCTGGAGAATCGACGATGA
- the serA gene encoding phosphoglycerate dehydrogenase has protein sequence MPKTSLEKDKIRILLLEGIHESAVATFTQNGYTNIELLKGALSGDELKQKIRDAHVVGIRSRTQLTAEVIDSAEKLMAIGCFCIGTNQVDLTAALTRGIPVFNAPYSNTRSVAELVVAEAIMLMRGVPERNASCHRGGWLKSAKDSYEVRGKTLGIVGYGNIGAQVSVLAEAMGMKVYFYDTITKLPLGNATQVHSLDELLGMSDVVTLHVPDLPSTRWMIGEEQIRKMKPRSYLINAARGKVVDIEALAAALKDGHLLGAAIDVFPEEPKSNDDEFLSPLREFDNVILTPHVGGSTQEAQENIGGEVAEKLVRYSDNGSTLSSVNFPEVALPEHPQNHRLLHIHRNVPGVLSQINQVFSDNGINIVSQFLQTNADIGYVVIDVDKASSALAREKLQNIDGTIRTRVLF, from the coding sequence ATGCCCAAGACGTCGCTCGAAAAGGACAAGATTCGCATTCTCCTGTTGGAGGGCATCCACGAATCTGCAGTGGCTACCTTCACGCAAAATGGCTACACCAACATTGAACTGCTGAAGGGCGCGCTGTCCGGCGACGAACTCAAGCAGAAGATCCGTGATGCCCACGTGGTCGGCATCCGCTCCCGCACCCAGCTCACCGCCGAGGTGATCGACAGTGCCGAGAAGCTGATGGCGATCGGCTGCTTCTGCATCGGTACCAACCAAGTGGACCTGACTGCCGCCTTGACGCGCGGTATCCCGGTGTTCAACGCGCCCTACTCCAACACCCGCTCGGTTGCCGAACTGGTGGTGGCGGAAGCGATCATGCTGATGCGCGGCGTGCCGGAGCGGAACGCCTCCTGCCACCGTGGCGGCTGGCTGAAATCCGCCAAGGACAGCTACGAAGTGCGCGGCAAGACGCTCGGCATTGTCGGCTACGGCAACATTGGTGCCCAAGTCAGCGTGCTGGCCGAAGCGATGGGCATGAAGGTGTACTTCTACGACACCATCACCAAGCTGCCGCTCGGCAACGCCACCCAGGTGCATAGCCTGGATGAGCTGCTTGGCATGTCTGACGTCGTCACCCTGCACGTACCGGACCTGCCCAGCACTCGCTGGATGATCGGCGAAGAGCAGATTCGCAAGATGAAGCCGCGCAGCTACCTGATCAACGCCGCGCGCGGCAAGGTGGTCGATATTGAGGCCCTCGCGGCAGCGCTGAAAGACGGCCACCTGCTGGGCGCCGCCATCGACGTGTTCCCGGAAGAGCCGAAATCCAACGACGACGAATTCCTGTCGCCGCTGCGTGAGTTCGACAACGTGATCCTGACTCCGCACGTGGGCGGCTCCACCCAGGAAGCGCAGGAGAACATCGGCGGCGAAGTGGCCGAGAAGCTGGTGCGCTACTCCGACAACGGCTCCACCCTGTCCTCGGTCAACTTCCCGGAAGTGGCGCTGCCGGAACATCCGCAAAACCACCGTCTGCTGCACATCCACCGCAACGTGCCGGGCGTGCTGAGCCAGATCAACCAGGTGTTCTCCGACAACGGCATCAATATCGTGTCGCAGTTCCTGCAAACCAATGCGGATATCGGCTACGTAGTCATCGATGTGGACAAGGCGTCCAGCGCCTTGGCGCGGGAAAAACTCCAAAACATCGACGGAACCATTCGCACGCGCGTCTTGTTCTGA